One Beggiatoa leptomitoformis DNA segment encodes these proteins:
- a CDS encoding NADP(H)-dependent aldo-keto reductase, with product MKYNALGYTDIQVSRLCLGTMTWGEQNTEEEAHEQLDYALAQGINFIDTAELYPVPPRAETQGLTETYLGTWLHKRQNRDKVILATKIAGPGDWVQYIRQGPRLTRTHINQAVEDSLKRLQTDYIDLYQVHWPDRNTNFFGKLGYTHQENEQYTAIEETLSALAGLVQAGKIRYIGISNETPWGVMTYLRLAEQQGYPRLVSIQNPYNLLNRSFEVGLAEIAHREQVGLLAYSPMAFGMLSGKYLNNAHPIGARVTLFERFSRYKNDNGVKATQAYVQLAKKFDIDPAQMALAYVNSRPFLTATLIGATSLEQLRSNIQSIDLMLSAEVLEGIETIHKEHPNPCP from the coding sequence ATGAAATATAACGCTTTAGGATATACCGACATACAAGTGAGTCGTCTTTGTTTAGGAACGATGACGTGGGGAGAACAAAACACAGAGGAAGAAGCGCATGAACAGTTAGACTACGCGCTTGCACAAGGAATTAACTTCATTGACACCGCCGAATTATACCCTGTTCCTCCACGCGCAGAAACACAAGGTTTAACCGAAACTTATTTAGGGACATGGCTACACAAACGACAAAATCGCGATAAAGTTATTCTCGCAACTAAAATCGCAGGTCCGGGTGATTGGGTGCAATATATTCGGCAAGGTCCGCGTTTAACCCGCACACATATCAATCAAGCGGTTGAGGACAGTCTTAAACGCTTACAAACTGATTACATTGATTTATATCAAGTCCATTGGCCTGACAGAAACACTAATTTTTTTGGCAAGTTAGGCTACACTCATCAAGAAAACGAACAATATACGGCGATAGAAGAAACCCTAAGCGCGCTTGCAGGATTAGTGCAAGCAGGCAAAATCCGTTACATAGGCATTTCTAACGAAACGCCTTGGGGTGTCATGACATACTTAAGACTTGCCGAACAGCAGGGCTATCCTCGTTTAGTCAGTATTCAAAACCCTTATAATTTACTCAACCGTTCGTTTGAAGTAGGACTTGCAGAAATTGCACACCGTGAACAAGTTGGCTTACTCGCTTATTCACCAATGGCATTTGGCATGTTATCAGGTAAGTATTTAAATAATGCTCACCCCATTGGCGCGCGCGTCACGTTGTTTGAACGTTTCAGCCGTTACAAAAATGATAATGGTGTTAAAGCGACTCAAGCCTATGTGCAACTTGCAAAAAAATTTGATATAGACCCCGCTCAAATGGCATTAGCTTATGTCAACAGTCGCCCTTTTCTAACAGCAACATTGATTGGTGCAACTTCGCTAGAGCAATTACGAAGCAATATTCAAAGCATTGATTTAATGCTTAGTGCAGAAGTATTAGAAGGCATCGAGACAATTCATAAAGAACACCCAAACCCTTGTCCTTAA
- a CDS encoding DUF3422 family protein, with translation MPSLPPEYPQRSILHNEVHARPFEALHPPERASYLALLVNEQERQREWSHLIALCEQFGYPPPSVETKHFSGNFGAFRLHLERHTEFTRYQFIVKADFTNPFADPVINLLPDEWVKAIPGQLMVAAHLAILKADSVQHLPTTVDDIVSFFEGNHIVGAHISDGAGLAFTDFTIHADGFSRFLIVDKSMYSRQCGRMMLRLLEIETYRMMAFMALPLARDLIPVLAEADKKLVTLTTAMTQAQDKKDEELLEELSQLATMIENIVSSTAYRFSATEAYYELVARRIIELREVRIQGVQTFQEFMDRRLAPAIRTCESVASRQDVLSKRINNASQLLRTRVEIKHEEQNRALLASMDNRAHLQLRLQETVEGLSVAAITYYAVSLVGYIAKALKSAELLHVNPEIVMGISIPIIALLIASGVRHIRKSVTEE, from the coding sequence ATGCCTAGTTTGCCCCCAGAATATCCACAACGGTCGATATTGCATAATGAAGTTCATGCGCGTCCGTTTGAAGCCCTACATCCGCCAGAACGCGCTTCTTACCTTGCACTGCTGGTCAATGAGCAAGAACGCCAGCGGGAATGGTCACATCTGATTGCGCTATGTGAACAATTTGGTTATCCACCACCCAGCGTGGAAACGAAGCATTTTAGTGGCAATTTTGGTGCTTTCCGTCTGCATTTAGAAAGGCATACGGAATTTACGCGTTATCAATTTATTGTCAAAGCTGATTTTACCAACCCTTTTGCCGACCCTGTCATTAATTTGTTACCTGATGAATGGGTAAAAGCCATTCCCGGACAATTAATGGTTGCAGCACATCTAGCTATTTTAAAAGCGGATTCGGTGCAGCATTTGCCGACAACCGTCGATGATATTGTTTCTTTTTTTGAAGGGAATCACATTGTTGGCGCACATATTAGTGACGGAGCAGGGTTAGCCTTTACCGATTTTACCATCCATGCGGATGGATTTAGTCGTTTTTTAATTGTCGACAAGAGCATGTATTCTCGCCAATGCGGACGCATGATGTTGCGTTTATTAGAGATTGAAACGTATCGCATGATGGCATTTATGGCGTTGCCATTAGCACGGGATTTAATCCCCGTACTTGCAGAAGCGGATAAAAAATTGGTAACACTCACAACGGCAATGACGCAAGCGCAGGACAAAAAGGATGAGGAATTATTAGAAGAATTGAGCCAGTTAGCGACAATGATAGAAAATATTGTTTCCTCAACAGCTTATCGGTTTAGCGCGACAGAGGCTTATTATGAATTGGTTGCACGTCGTATCATAGAATTGCGTGAGGTTCGTATTCAAGGGGTGCAAACTTTTCAAGAATTTATGGACAGACGACTTGCGCCTGCCATCAGAACCTGTGAATCGGTAGCTAGTCGTCAAGATGTTCTGTCTAAACGGATTAATAATGCCAGCCAGTTGTTACGTACACGCGTAGAAATTAAGCATGAGGAACAAAATCGAGCATTGTTAGCCTCAATGGATAATCGCGCACATTTACAGTTGCGCTTACAAGAAACGGTAGAAGGCTTATCTGTTGCAGCAATTACTTATTATGCCGTAAGTTTGGTCGGTTATATTGCAAAAGCGTTAAAATCCGCAGAGTTATTACATGTTAATCCTGAAATTGTGATGGGCATATCGATTCCCATTATTGCGTTGCTAATTGCGTCTGGCGTTAGGCACATTCGCAAAAGTGTTACTGAAGAATAA
- a CDS encoding zinc ABC transporter substrate-binding protein produces MIRKIIFLIISLSLPCITQANDVVVSIKPIYALVTQIMAGVDKPTLLLTGKESPHTYTLKPSQVQELHQAKLVIWVSPFVEGFLAKTLSTLENTRVLQLSTLPDLTLLPIRVGGAWEKHVHHHDEDEHEHKDDVGEAQEKHVHHDEDAHEHENDFEMQVDGHIWLDPHNAMLIVRAITQALSVMDTSHAMLYQANAEKVLQRLDELDKQLKTTLAPVQDVPYVVFHDAYQYFERHYNLNAVGSITLSPENPPSAKRLSELRERMRTLQVHCVFSEPQFEPKLVNTLIEGTSIKQDVLDPEGANLNADENAYSILLTNLAQTLQGCLQDK; encoded by the coding sequence ATGATTAGAAAAATTATTTTTTTAATAATTAGTTTAAGTTTGCCTTGCATAACACAGGCGAATGATGTGGTCGTGAGTATTAAACCAATTTACGCGCTAGTAACGCAGATTATGGCGGGTGTGGATAAACCAACATTGTTATTAACAGGAAAAGAATCGCCACATACTTACACGTTAAAACCTTCACAAGTACAAGAATTACATCAAGCGAAATTAGTGATTTGGGTAAGTCCTTTTGTTGAAGGCTTTTTAGCAAAAACCCTTAGCACTTTAGAAAATACACGGGTATTGCAATTATCAACGCTACCTGATTTAACCCTGTTACCCATACGGGTCGGGGGCGCGTGGGAAAAACATGTGCATCATCATGACGAAGATGAGCATGAACACAAGGATGATGTGGGGGAGGCGCAGGAAAAACATGTACATCATGATGAGGATGCGCATGAACACGAGAACGATTTTGAAATGCAAGTGGATGGACACATCTGGTTAGACCCTCACAATGCCATGTTGATAGTCCGAGCGATTACACAAGCACTCAGTGTAATGGATACAAGTCACGCGATGCTTTATCAGGCGAATGCAGAAAAAGTCTTACAGCGTTTGGATGAGCTGGATAAACAGTTAAAAACCACTCTTGCGCCCGTACAAGACGTTCCTTATGTGGTTTTTCATGATGCTTATCAATATTTTGAACGGCATTATAATTTAAATGCTGTGGGTTCAATTACCCTTTCACCTGAAAACCCACCCAGTGCAAAACGATTGAGCGAATTGCGCGAGCGGATGAGAACCTTACAAGTACATTGTGTGTTTAGCGAACCGCAATTTGAACCAAAGTTAGTCAATACGCTTATTGAAGGCACAAGCATAAAACAAGACGTACTTGACCCTGAAGGTGCAAATTTAAACGCTGATGAAAATGCTTATTCCATCTTACTCACGAATTTAGCCCAAACATTGCAGGGTTGTTTACAAGATAAATAA
- a CDS encoding HyaD/HybD family hydrogenase maturation endopeptidase produces the protein MTTPTILILGIGNLLWADEGFGVRTVDFLYRHYQFPPHVQLMDGGTQGLYLLSYIQAVEKLLIFDAIDYGLPAGTIKEVLNDDVPRFMGAKKMSLHQTGFQEVLAAAQFTNQYPKEVVLLGVQPLQLDDYGGSLTPLIKAQMPTIIDLALHHLNRWGIATAPRIPPLTAQAGLSEGALAIERYEAERPAAHFACRIGDARILNQHLPDSND, from the coding sequence ATGACAACACCAACAATTTTAATCTTAGGGATTGGTAATTTACTTTGGGCAGATGAAGGTTTTGGTGTACGCACCGTTGATTTTTTATACCGACATTATCAATTTCCGCCCCACGTGCAGCTAATGGATGGTGGTACACAAGGTTTATATTTACTCAGCTATATTCAAGCAGTAGAGAAATTGCTGATTTTTGATGCGATTGATTATGGGTTACCCGCAGGCACAATTAAAGAAGTTTTAAACGATGATGTGCCTCGCTTTATGGGCGCGAAGAAAATGAGTTTGCACCAAACAGGCTTTCAAGAAGTGTTAGCAGCAGCCCAATTTACCAATCAATACCCAAAGGAAGTTGTATTATTAGGCGTACAACCCTTACAACTAGATGATTACGGCGGGAGTTTAACCCCCTTAATTAAGGCACAAATGCCCACGATTATTGACCTAGCTTTGCACCATTTAAACCGCTGGGGTATCGCTACAGCCCCCCGTATTCCACCGCTTACCGCCCAAGCAGGGCTTAGTGAAGGTGCATTAGCCATTGAACGTTATGAAGCTGAACGCCCCGCCGCGCATTTCGCCTGTCGCATTGGCGATGCACGCATATTGAATCAACACTTGCCTGATAGCAATGACTGA
- a CDS encoding sigma-54-dependent transcriptional regulator, giving the protein MTDIQILLIEDEHLFAKAVRKRLEREGFHCHVVDTLSAATAYCLSQPIHLILLDMRLPDGSGLDFLRDLREEYHLDTTVIVLTAFGELEDAVTAMKLHALDYLKKPIDLDTLVTTINKFLDKTVLTKQLQYSSTASTEVVQLLGNSLALHKVRQQIARISTLTSQTENNPPNILILGETGTGKDVCAHLLHHASQRATRPFVHVDCATLPADLIEAELFGHEKGAYTHAHTTRKGLIETAEDGTLFLDEVGELPLELQTKLLAVLGRRMVRRLGSTQERYTGAWFITATHRPLMQWVEEGKFRADLYYRLNTLTIELPPLRTCDNDSLVLAQHFAQQTAQRYGLPSPSFSPELCEQIQQAEWRGNVRELRHYIERAVLLSENGSLALHGLQTRIDAMMPTVTEPLTITSHSLTLEQAERLLIEQALAKTAGNVSQAARLLGITRMALRYRLQKHGLKAQDNDELPTDTD; this is encoded by the coding sequence ATGACTGATATACAAATCTTACTGATTGAAGATGAACACTTATTTGCTAAAGCTGTCCGTAAACGCCTAGAAAGAGAAGGGTTTCACTGTCATGTGGTTGATACCCTTAGCGCGGCAACTGCCTATTGTTTATCTCAGCCTATCCACTTAATTTTACTAGATATGCGTTTGCCTGATGGTTCAGGTTTAGATTTTTTACGTGATTTACGCGAAGAGTATCACCTAGATACCACTGTTATTGTGCTAACCGCCTTTGGGGAGTTAGAAGATGCAGTGACTGCAATGAAATTACACGCCCTAGACTATTTAAAAAAACCTATTGATTTAGATACATTAGTTACAACAATCAACAAGTTTTTAGATAAAACAGTCCTGACCAAACAACTACAATATTCATCAACGGCTTCTACTGAAGTAGTGCAACTCTTAGGTAACAGCCTCGCACTACACAAAGTACGCCAACAAATTGCCCGTATTAGCACCCTTACCTCGCAAACAGAAAATAACCCACCGAATATCCTAATTTTAGGTGAAACAGGCACTGGAAAAGACGTTTGCGCCCATCTCCTTCATCATGCCAGCCAACGGGCAACCCGTCCTTTTGTGCATGTTGATTGTGCAACATTACCCGCTGATTTAATTGAAGCTGAATTATTCGGACACGAAAAAGGCGCGTACACCCACGCCCATACAACACGCAAAGGCTTGATTGAAACCGCAGAAGATGGAACTTTATTTTTAGATGAAGTAGGAGAACTCCCCTTAGAACTACAAACAAAACTGCTCGCTGTGTTAGGGCGGCGAATGGTACGTCGTTTAGGCAGTACACAAGAACGCTACACAGGCGCATGGTTCATCACAGCAACGCATCGCCCTCTAATGCAATGGGTAGAAGAAGGCAAATTTCGGGCAGATTTATATTACCGTCTTAACACATTAACCATAGAATTACCGCCCTTACGCACTTGTGATAACGACAGTTTAGTACTCGCCCAACATTTCGCCCAACAGACAGCACAACGTTACGGCTTACCATCCCCGTCGTTCTCTCCTGAACTATGTGAGCAAATTCAACAAGCAGAATGGCGTGGCAATGTGCGAGAATTACGACATTATATAGAACGTGCGGTATTACTCAGCGAAAATGGTTCGCTTGCGCTACATGGATTACAAACACGCATAGACGCTATGATGCCAACCGTTACAGAACCACTAACAATAACCAGTCATTCCCTAACCTTAGAGCAAGCCGAACGACTATTAATAGAACAAGCCTTAGCAAAAACGGCTGGTAATGTCTCACAAGCCGCACGTTTACTGGGGATTACCCGTATGGCATTACGTTATCGACTACAAAAACATGGACTAAAAGCACAAGATAACGATGAACTACCCACAGATACCGATTGA
- a CDS encoding DUF2889 domain-containing protein, giving the protein MSLPKPPVTRQLLHTRRIECCGYHREDGLWDIEAYLIDTKSYSFPNKFRDSIQAGEPLHALGLRLTLDDNLLIHEATAIIDASPFAVCPEITPRFALLKGLQIATGWNRKVKNLLGDIKGCTHLVELLAPLATTAYQTIYGATKEKREQEMAEHPDKKPALLDSCHALDCNGVVVKTFFPRFYTGATDKYQD; this is encoded by the coding sequence ATGTCACTTCCTAAACCGCCTGTTACTCGCCAACTATTACACACCCGTAGAATTGAATGTTGTGGTTATCATCGTGAAGATGGTCTATGGGATATTGAAGCCTATTTAATTGATACAAAAAGCTATTCTTTTCCGAATAAATTTCGTGATAGCATTCAAGCTGGTGAACCCTTACACGCATTGGGTTTGCGGCTCACATTAGATGATAACTTATTGATTCATGAAGCAACAGCTATCATTGATGCCTCACCATTTGCCGTTTGTCCAGAAATAACCCCCCGTTTTGCCTTACTAAAAGGTTTACAGATTGCAACTGGCTGGAATAGAAAGGTAAAAAATTTATTAGGTGATATAAAAGGCTGTACGCACCTAGTCGAATTACTCGCACCATTAGCAACAACCGCCTATCAAACCATTTACGGCGCGACAAAAGAAAAACGAGAACAAGAAATGGCAGAACATCCTGATAAAAAGCCTGCATTATTAGATTCTTGTCATGCACTAGACTGCAACGGCGTTGTGGTGAAAACATTTTTTCCTCGCTTTTATACAGGTGCGACAGATAAATATCAGGATTAA
- a CDS encoding mechanosensitive ion channel domain-containing protein gives MLFFKNIFLILSLWIICTLGFAESPPPASTLPPHSIEQLLEERKRAVQLEQEALQVTTQQFNEQESLWATVKVTIETTVITEKYLQEADLAQQEAKLAWEKRNIAIQNLSDTLKKKELEQQTQQTKLDSLNQQVVDTELRVIKNQQISELTDDIQLQAQIIDLIKQQLDIAQKHLEVAEQFSKLMTQRFSVLMDVYNQQSRQQLSVQIEQQQQYYVTKSEELQKQLDTLQDEGKSWQRELLNGQLQDVDEQTQKVARTLRLEQIAVLLNHWSELNQQKSLNINDLSDIETVYTELSNMQTLLKNKHLVIQQQQALLQKRGEALAGKDQQLYQQTLSTLQTIETRLQSEIMALPPLLTQIKQVYEHSETLYKQIVKETLLKRRIIPSTMTGWEKLGNDFADVPIIFWKQLKLTLLNFKHTAESIPENRWSMISIGILAWLLFFIGLRRYLTHLFQQLESMAEHSFAIDTFLTLLRLLNKNAYSIAFSGLFTLFIWIAQPNLTSTLFAFILIFPWLVVKIPLNLAWLLLAEKEVIPPENQRLYRNLRWVIMVTGLFVVITALAHLIDIDSGITAWIDTLFMLFLSLTVIPIMMIRRQTLHFLEEKAALKNHWLFVIRFISLLIPLTIITVSLLGLVGYINLGWYVAASLSVLGLVLTGWLILQGGLEDIIYLWKNYALKYSQNGLLWTQDIIPLFHRLLGIALAISTVTSFFWLNGWLNDVAMEDGIQRLANYTLNIFGITFTLKNLLLAGVTLWFVFWFGGWIRRVTYRWIYVNIIDLGVRNSLSVFTQYVVLIVGLLLGLQVMGIDLTTFAVFAGALGVGVGLGLQNIANNFFSGILLLIERPLRTGDIVNIGDNYEGTVTKLGIRSITIKTWNKQDVIVPNSQLISSAFINWTHSDHLLRITLYIGVSYDDNPHQAKEIILSTLSNIPNILADPAPIVTLWEFSDYFVNFRIDYHINLQTGSSFTTRDLLLFALWDNFKAAGITFPYPQQDIHVKELT, from the coding sequence ATGTTATTTTTTAAAAATATCTTTCTTATTCTCAGTCTTTGGATTATCTGCACACTTGGTTTTGCAGAATCCCCCCCACCCGCAAGTACCCTTCCACCGCATTCGATAGAACAGCTTTTAGAAGAGCGTAAAAGAGCGGTTCAACTTGAACAAGAAGCGTTGCAAGTAACAACCCAACAGTTTAATGAACAAGAAAGCCTCTGGGCGACTGTTAAAGTCACAATAGAAACCACCGTTATTACAGAAAAATATTTACAAGAAGCTGATTTAGCTCAACAAGAAGCTAAACTAGCATGGGAAAAGCGCAATATAGCAATACAAAATTTGAGTGATACTTTAAAAAAGAAAGAGTTAGAACAACAAACCCAACAAACAAAACTAGATTCATTGAATCAGCAAGTGGTGGATACAGAACTACGGGTTATTAAAAACCAACAAATCAGTGAATTAACAGATGACATCCAATTGCAAGCCCAGATAATTGACTTGATTAAACAGCAATTGGATATTGCACAAAAACATTTGGAAGTTGCCGAACAGTTTTCCAAATTAATGACGCAACGCTTTTCTGTTTTAATGGATGTTTATAACCAACAAAGTCGGCAACAACTTTCTGTACAAATTGAACAGCAACAACAATATTACGTCACTAAATCTGAAGAATTGCAAAAACAGCTAGATACATTACAAGATGAAGGTAAATCATGGCAACGTGAGCTGTTGAATGGACAATTACAAGATGTAGATGAGCAAACACAAAAGGTTGCTAGAACACTGCGTTTAGAACAGATTGCCGTTTTATTAAATCATTGGTCGGAATTAAATCAGCAGAAATCATTAAATATTAATGATTTATCGGATATAGAAACAGTTTATACAGAATTGAGTAACATGCAAACATTATTGAAGAATAAACATCTTGTTATTCAACAGCAACAAGCATTATTACAAAAACGGGGCGAAGCCTTAGCAGGAAAAGACCAACAGTTATATCAACAAACTTTAAGCACCTTACAAACCATAGAAACACGTTTACAGTCTGAAATTATGGCATTACCGCCACTTTTGACCCAAATAAAACAAGTTTATGAACATTCAGAAACCCTTTACAAACAAATTGTAAAAGAAACTTTATTAAAACGGCGCATCATACCGTCAACAATGACGGGCTGGGAAAAATTAGGCAATGATTTTGCGGATGTACCCATTATTTTTTGGAAACAATTAAAACTAACTTTATTAAATTTCAAACATACGGCGGAATCTATTCCTGAAAATCGTTGGAGTATGATAAGTATTGGAATTTTAGCTTGGTTATTATTTTTTATTGGCTTGCGTCGTTACTTAACGCACTTATTCCAACAATTAGAAAGCATGGCAGAACATAGTTTTGCCATTGATACCTTCTTAACCCTTTTACGGTTACTTAATAAAAATGCGTATAGTATTGCTTTTAGTGGATTATTTACTCTATTTATTTGGATTGCCCAGCCCAATTTAACCAGCACGCTTTTTGCGTTTATTCTGATTTTTCCATGGCTAGTCGTCAAAATACCGTTAAATTTAGCGTGGTTACTCCTCGCAGAAAAAGAGGTTATTCCCCCAGAAAATCAAAGACTTTACCGTAATTTACGTTGGGTTATTATGGTAACAGGTTTATTTGTAGTTATCACTGCATTAGCGCATCTCATTGATATTGATAGCGGTATTACGGCATGGATAGATACATTATTCATGTTGTTTTTATCGCTAACGGTTATTCCTATCATGATGATTCGTCGGCAAACACTTCATTTTTTGGAGGAAAAAGCAGCTTTAAAAAATCATTGGCTATTCGTAATCCGTTTTATTAGTTTGTTGATTCCTTTAACAATTATTACCGTTAGTTTATTAGGGCTTGTTGGTTATATTAATTTAGGCTGGTATGTTGCCGCGAGTTTAAGTGTATTGGGCTTAGTGTTGACGGGTTGGCTTATTTTACAAGGTGGACTTGAAGATATTATTTATCTGTGGAAAAACTATGCACTTAAATACAGCCAAAATGGTTTGTTGTGGACACAAGATATTATTCCACTGTTTCATCGCTTGTTAGGAATCGCTCTCGCAATTAGCACTGTCACCAGCTTTTTTTGGTTAAATGGATGGTTAAATGATGTTGCTATGGAGGATGGAATACAGCGATTAGCAAATTATACGCTGAACATTTTTGGCATTACTTTTACTTTAAAAAACTTATTACTCGCAGGTGTAACGCTTTGGTTTGTTTTCTGGTTTGGCGGGTGGATACGGCGCGTTACTTATCGCTGGATTTACGTCAATATTATCGATTTAGGGGTTCGCAATAGTCTGTCAGTTTTTACCCAATATGTTGTATTAATTGTTGGTTTATTATTGGGTTTGCAGGTCATGGGCATAGACTTAACTACTTTTGCCGTCTTTGCAGGGGCATTAGGGGTTGGGGTTGGGTTGGGTTTACAAAATATCGCCAACAATTTTTTTAGCGGTATTTTATTGTTGATAGAAAGACCTTTGCGTACAGGGGACATTGTCAACATTGGGGATAATTATGAGGGGACAGTCACTAAGTTAGGCATTCGGTCTATTACGATTAAAACTTGGAATAAACAAGATGTTATCGTACCTAATTCGCAGTTAATTTCCAGTGCATTTATTAATTGGACACATAGCGACCATCTACTACGGATTACGCTCTATATTGGTGTGAGTTATGACGATAATCCGCATCAGGCAAAAGAAATTATTCTGAGTACATTAAGTAATATTCCGAATATTTTAGCAGACCCCGCACCTATCGTTACATTATGGGAATTTTCGGATTATTTCGTAAACTTTCGGATTGATTATCATATTAATTTGCAAACAGGCTCATCGTTTACGACACGCGATTTGTTGTTATTTGCTTTATGGGATAACTTTAAAGCGGCAGGTATAACCTTTCCTTATCCGCAACAAGATATTCATGTTAAAGAACTTACTTGA
- a CDS encoding class I SAM-dependent methyltransferase has protein sequence MIQRKITQAQALVHQSVSKVIDAGRANFARKKMTKSSKTIPSKSTTLLQSPFFLFAREILHNPRAMGAACPSSRHLSRALASMTPLQGQGLIVELGGGTGKVTEALLKRGIHPSRLVVVERSPVLANYLRNRFPELRIIEGDAMHLHALLGTEQVVDAIVSGLPLRSLPQHVVHVILKQIDICLQNNGVFVQFTYDLTGRTTHLPHHFKRVNAKVVWNNLPPARVDAYQPAHTKQN, from the coding sequence GTGATTCAACGAAAAATAACACAAGCACAAGCACTCGTTCATCAATCTGTTAGTAAAGTGATTGACGCGGGACGGGCGAACTTTGCGCGCAAAAAAATGACTAAGTCCTCTAAAACGATTCCCTCAAAATCCACTACTTTATTGCAATCCCCCTTTTTTTTATTTGCCCGCGAGATTTTACACAATCCACGTGCAATGGGTGCTGCTTGTCCTAGTTCGCGGCATTTATCCCGTGCGTTAGCCAGTATGACACCCTTACAAGGGCAAGGATTAATTGTCGAATTAGGCGGTGGAACAGGTAAAGTAACCGAAGCATTATTAAAGCGTGGTATTCATCCTTCCCGTTTAGTGGTTGTTGAACGTTCTCCCGTTTTAGCCAATTATTTACGCAATCGCTTTCCCGAGCTGCGGATTATTGAGGGCGATGCGATGCACTTACATGCGTTGTTAGGAACAGAACAAGTGGTTGATGCCATTGTTTCAGGATTACCATTACGTTCTTTACCTCAACATGTCGTACACGTTATTTTAAAGCAAATTGATATTTGCTTGCAAAACAATGGGGTATTCGTGCAATTCACTTATGATTTAACAGGACGTACAACCCATTTACCCCACCATTTTAAACGGGTTAATGCAAAAGTCGTTTGGAATAATTTACCGCCCGCTCGTGTAGATGCGTATCAACCAGCGCATACGAAACAAAACTAG
- a CDS encoding DMT family transporter, with translation MRISHFHISPYVLLTLSTFFWGSNMVIGRAVMMDMPPMALAFWRGIVGLLILLPFAWRTMYAQRALIRQSWHILLFLGALSVGGFNSFLYVGLQTTTATNAAILQSNMPIVIIVLGYFWFRQRVARYQFLGILISTLGVLVIICQGSWQMFITFSFNQGDVWVLGAVLIWAVYSLLLQWRPMELHWLGFMGSIVLLGVLVMLPFYLWEIYHAPTWSLTPATMGSIIYVGIFPLIVAYICWNQAIYELGAQKAGQFIHLIPVFGTLLSLIFLGEKLHFYHLIGIILVVIGIYLALFWRKA, from the coding sequence ATGCGTATTTCTCATTTTCACATATCCCCTTATGTGCTACTCACGCTATCCACTTTTTTTTGGGGTAGCAACATGGTTATTGGGCGTGCTGTTATGATGGACATGCCACCAATGGCATTGGCTTTCTGGCGTGGAATTGTTGGCTTATTAATACTATTGCCTTTTGCATGGCGGACTATGTATGCACAGCGTGCGTTAATCCGACAATCTTGGCATATTTTGCTTTTTTTAGGCGCATTAAGTGTTGGGGGATTTAACAGCTTTTTATATGTTGGATTGCAAACTACAACCGCAACGAATGCCGCTATTTTGCAATCAAATATGCCGATTGTTATTATCGTATTAGGTTATTTTTGGTTTCGTCAGCGGGTGGCGCGTTACCAATTTCTAGGTATTTTAATTTCTACACTTGGAGTATTAGTAATTATTTGCCAAGGTAGCTGGCAAATGTTTATTACTTTTAGTTTTAATCAAGGGGATGTATGGGTATTAGGTGCAGTGTTAATTTGGGCAGTTTACTCATTACTGCTACAGTGGCGACCGATGGAATTACACTGGCTTGGTTTTATGGGGTCTATTGTTTTACTAGGTGTTTTAGTAATGTTGCCCTTTTACCTATGGGAAATATATCATGCCCCAACATGGTCGCTCACGCCCGCAACAATGGGTAGCATTATCTACGTTGGCATTTTCCCTTTAATTGTTGCTTATATCTGTTGGAATCAGGCTATTTATGAACTGGGGGCGCAAAAAGCAGGACAATTTATTCACCTCATTCCCGTTTTTGGCACTCTCCTATCACTGATATTTTTAGGCGAAAAGCTCCATTTCTATCATTTAATAGGCATTATTCTAGTTGTTATTGGGATTTATCTCGCTTTGTTTTGGCGTAAAGCCTAA